One genomic window of Vibrio ziniensis includes the following:
- the prc gene encoding carboxy terminal-processing peptidase, producing MKCRSKWTLIAASVWLAASSVQAVEAQIQKKDLPVLAPEAQHETASKRVTSRFTRSHYKHFNLDDQFSQAIFERYIELLDYNRSLFTQADIDSFQSKAVQLDDELKAGSNAIAFEIYNLSMNKRFERFKYALSLLDKEIKFNTDETIEIDRSKATWPNDKAEIDQLWRKRVKYDALSLKLTGKEWPEIKETLSKRYNNAIKRLTQTHSEDVFQLYMNAFARQIDPHTSYLSPRNAEQFQSEMSLSLEGIGAVLQMTDDYTVITSLVTGGPAASSKQLSEGDRIVGVGQDGEELVDVIGWRLDDVVQLIKGPKGTKVNLEILPDGKDAKRHVVTIVRDKIRLEDRAVKSEIIEKDGKKIGVLEVPSFYVGLSQDTDKLITQLKADKVDGIIVDLRNNGGGALTEATALSGLFITSGPVVQVRDSYGRVNVNSDTDGKISYSGPMTVLINSYSASASEIFAAAMQDYGRAIILGENSFGKGTVQQHRSLNHIYDMFDKELGYVQYTIQKFYRIDGGSTQNKGVIPDIAFPAAIDASETGESVEPNALPWDSIDQAKYSKLQNFSALITSLTQKHEARITSDLEFGFIQQDIAKYKAEKDDNSLSLNEKVRKKKSEAADEERLDRINKRQVAANKAEYKTLDDVPKDYEVPDAYLNESVSIMVDMLKSSKK from the coding sequence ATGAAATGCCGTTCAAAATGGACTCTGATTGCTGCTAGCGTTTGGCTAGCAGCATCATCAGTTCAGGCTGTTGAAGCCCAAATTCAAAAGAAAGATTTACCAGTTCTTGCTCCTGAAGCTCAACATGAAACAGCAAGCAAAAGGGTAACTTCTCGTTTTACTCGTTCTCATTACAAGCATTTCAATCTTGACGATCAATTCTCTCAAGCGATTTTCGAACGTTATATTGAGCTTCTAGACTATAATCGCAGTCTATTTACTCAAGCGGATATCGACTCTTTCCAGTCTAAAGCAGTTCAGTTAGATGATGAACTCAAGGCAGGTAGTAACGCTATTGCGTTTGAAATATATAACCTGTCGATGAATAAGCGCTTCGAACGTTTCAAATATGCTTTGTCACTGCTTGATAAAGAAATCAAATTTAATACTGACGAAACAATTGAAATAGACCGTTCGAAAGCAACTTGGCCTAATGACAAAGCTGAGATTGATCAGTTGTGGCGTAAGCGCGTGAAATACGATGCTCTGAGCTTAAAACTGACAGGCAAAGAGTGGCCTGAAATCAAAGAGACGCTTTCAAAACGTTACAACAATGCTATCAAACGATTAACTCAAACTCATAGTGAAGATGTATTTCAGCTTTACATGAATGCGTTTGCTCGCCAAATAGATCCTCATACCAGTTATTTGTCTCCACGTAACGCAGAACAATTCCAGTCAGAGATGAGTTTATCTCTGGAAGGTATCGGTGCTGTTTTACAGATGACTGATGACTATACAGTGATTACCTCTTTAGTCACTGGTGGTCCAGCTGCTAGCAGCAAGCAATTGTCTGAAGGTGATCGAATAGTTGGCGTTGGTCAAGATGGAGAAGAGCTAGTTGATGTTATCGGTTGGCGCTTAGATGACGTGGTTCAGCTTATCAAAGGTCCAAAAGGAACTAAGGTTAACCTTGAGATTCTACCCGATGGTAAAGACGCTAAACGTCACGTTGTAACAATTGTACGAGACAAGATTCGTCTGGAAGACAGAGCAGTTAAATCAGAAATAATTGAAAAGGATGGTAAAAAAATTGGTGTTCTCGAAGTACCAAGTTTTTATGTTGGCCTTTCTCAAGATACGGATAAGCTAATTACTCAGTTAAAAGCGGATAAAGTAGATGGCATTATTGTTGATTTACGTAACAACGGTGGTGGTGCTTTAACTGAAGCAACAGCGTTATCTGGTTTGTTTATCACCAGTGGTCCTGTAGTTCAAGTCCGTGATAGTTATGGTCGTGTTAACGTAAATAGCGATACTGACGGGAAGATCAGTTACTCGGGGCCTATGACGGTATTGATCAACAGCTACAGTGCGTCTGCATCTGAAATTTTCGCTGCGGCTATGCAAGATTATGGACGTGCAATCATTCTGGGTGAGAACTCCTTTGGTAAAGGCACTGTGCAACAACATCGCTCTTTGAACCATATCTACGATATGTTCGATAAAGAGTTAGGTTATGTGCAGTACACCATTCAAAAGTTCTATCGTATTGATGGTGGCAGTACGCAGAATAAAGGGGTAATACCTGATATTGCTTTCCCTGCTGCAATCGACGCTTCAGAAACGGGTGAAAGTGTGGAACCAAATGCACTTCCTTGGGACAGTATTGATCAAGCTAAGTACTCGAAACTTCAAAATTTCTCAGCGCTTATTACTTCATTAACACAAAAACATGAGGCGCGTATTACCTCTGATCTTGAGTTTGGTTTTATCCAACAAGATATTGCTAAATACAAAGCCGAAAAAGATGATAACTCATTATCTTTAAACGAGAAAGTTCGTAAAAAGAAGAGTGAAGCAGCTGATGAAGAACGTTTAGATCGAATTAACAAACGTCAAGTTGCTGCCAACAAAGCAGAATACAAGACGTTGGATGATGTGCCTAAAGATTATGAAGTACCTGATGCGTATTTGAACGAGTCGGTATCTATCATGGTAGATATGCTGAAATCATCAAAAAAATAG
- a CDS encoding GAF domain-containing protein → MKLEHYHRLTKQAVALLESEKDLIANLSNLSALLNMELEDLNWVGFYLMRDGELVLGPFQGKPACVRIPVGRGVCGTAVASNSVQRVYDVHEFEGHIACDAASNSEIVIPFSINGEVAGVLDIDSPSVGRFSEIDEEGLTFLMTEVEKLLNSQANKA, encoded by the coding sequence ATGAAATTAGAACATTACCACCGCTTAACAAAACAAGCTGTCGCACTACTAGAATCAGAAAAGGACTTGATTGCGAACTTGTCTAACTTAAGCGCGCTGCTCAATATGGAATTAGAAGACCTTAATTGGGTCGGATTTTATCTAATGCGAGACGGTGAGTTGGTATTAGGTCCGTTCCAAGGCAAGCCTGCTTGCGTACGTATTCCAGTTGGACGTGGTGTATGCGGAACAGCCGTCGCTAGTAATAGTGTACAACGTGTTTATGATGTTCATGAGTTTGAAGGACATATCGCGTGTGACGCTGCCAGCAATTCAGAGATAGTTATTCCATTTTCAATAAATGGTGAGGTAGCTGGTGTACTTGATATTGACAGCCCAAGTGTAGGGCGTTTCTCTGAAATTGATGAGGAAGGTCTTACATTTTTGATGACAGAAGTAGAAAAGCTGCTCAATTCACAGGCTAACAAGGCATAA
- the proQ gene encoding RNA chaperone ProQ has protein sequence MENTEKLKNSKEVIAYIAECFPKCFTLEGEAKPLKIGIFQDLAERLGEDPKVSKTQLRAALRQYTSSWRYLHGVKPGAVRVDLDGNACGELEEQHVEHAQAALAESKARVDARRKEQGKKAREEAKAKPKAKKAAQPRRPQNKGPKPESKPVETRALNTDEIVVGKEVNINMGKGNMAATIVEINKEDVRVQLGNGLQMVVKAEHLRA, from the coding sequence ATGGAAAACACTGAAAAGTTAAAAAACAGCAAAGAAGTTATTGCGTACATTGCTGAATGTTTCCCTAAATGCTTTACTTTAGAGGGTGAAGCGAAGCCTCTTAAAATTGGTATTTTTCAAGATCTTGCTGAACGCCTTGGCGAAGATCCAAAAGTTAGTAAAACTCAGCTTCGTGCAGCGTTAAGACAGTACACCTCTTCATGGCGTTACCTACACGGCGTAAAACCTGGTGCGGTTCGTGTAGACCTTGATGGCAACGCTTGTGGAGAGCTTGAAGAACAGCATGTAGAACATGCACAAGCAGCGTTAGCAGAAAGTAAGGCTCGCGTGGACGCTCGTCGTAAAGAACAAGGTAAAAAAGCTCGTGAAGAAGCGAAAGCTAAGCCGAAAGCTAAGAAAGCTGCTCAGCCTCGTCGCCCTCAAAATAAAGGGCCAAAACCAGAAAGTAAACCTGTTGAAACTAGAGCTTTAAATACTGACGAAATCGTTGTTGGTAAAGAAGTGAATATCAACATGGGTAAAGGCAACATGGCTGCGACCATTGTTGAAATCAATAAGGAAGATGTGCGTGTTCAACTTGGTAACGGCCTACAAATGGTTGTAAAAGCGGAGCACTTGCGCGCCTAA
- a CDS encoding paraquat-inducible protein A, with the protein MKVKAIEKHLSTPSGIRLCQGCELPVDIVSVEKGKSAYCPRCGTQLYRGGRPSLSGNLALAITCLLLFIPSHFFDFIRIRLIGVMIPATLPSGIEALYNEGYTGLALLVFFCASLAPFILCSSVVGAHVALKYNNFPLLRYSLLLISKLKPWVMIDVFLVSIAVSCFKLIDISDVFFGSGLYGLILLQIFTVLLISRISVRRYWEAWRPETEYPLEVKHVHCHNCHLSQPDSSRCIRCHHKLYHRIPNSIERTWAYLLAATVSIIPANILPISILLTNGQRLEDTIFSGVASLINSGMVGIAIIIFVASIVVPVAKILGLAYLLLAIKFKRKVFFRQRMIIYFVIKWIGKWSVMDLFVISIMLSVVDRGQLLDFTPGYGAIAFGMVVVLTLLAAESLDPRLIWDNYRDDNTKQESVDE; encoded by the coding sequence ATGAAAGTGAAGGCGATAGAAAAACATCTATCCACACCGTCAGGAATACGCCTTTGCCAAGGATGTGAGCTGCCCGTTGATATTGTCAGTGTAGAAAAAGGTAAAAGCGCATATTGCCCAAGATGTGGTACGCAACTTTATCGAGGCGGACGCCCATCTCTTTCGGGTAACTTAGCACTCGCAATCACTTGCCTTTTACTATTCATACCCTCTCATTTTTTTGACTTCATCCGGATTCGTCTAATTGGTGTGATGATCCCTGCAACACTCCCATCTGGTATCGAAGCACTCTATAACGAAGGGTACACAGGCTTAGCATTACTGGTATTTTTCTGCGCATCTCTCGCGCCATTTATACTTTGCAGTTCCGTTGTTGGAGCCCATGTTGCGTTAAAGTATAACAACTTCCCTTTGCTGCGATATTCACTGCTTCTTATATCCAAACTCAAACCTTGGGTGATGATAGACGTTTTTCTGGTAAGTATTGCGGTCTCTTGCTTCAAACTGATTGACATCTCAGATGTCTTCTTTGGTTCTGGATTATACGGACTGATCTTACTGCAGATATTTACTGTGCTACTTATCAGTCGAATCAGTGTTCGACGTTATTGGGAAGCATGGCGTCCAGAAACTGAATATCCACTAGAAGTGAAACATGTCCATTGCCACAACTGTCATCTATCTCAACCAGATAGTTCAAGATGTATACGTTGTCATCATAAGCTCTATCACCGAATCCCCAATTCGATAGAACGAACTTGGGCATATTTATTGGCAGCAACAGTATCAATAATCCCCGCCAATATTCTGCCTATTTCTATTTTGCTCACCAACGGACAGAGATTAGAAGATACGATTTTTTCTGGTGTAGCTTCACTAATAAATAGTGGAATGGTTGGCATCGCGATCATTATTTTTGTAGCCAGTATTGTTGTACCCGTTGCCAAAATTCTTGGTCTAGCGTACCTATTATTGGCAATTAAATTTAAGAGAAAAGTCTTTTTCCGTCAGAGAATGATCATATACTTTGTAATCAAATGGATAGGAAAATGGTCTGTGATGGATCTGTTCGTTATCTCTATCATGTTATCAGTGGTTGATCGTGGGCAACTGCTTGATTTCACTCCCGGGTACGGTGCTATAGCATTCGGAATGGTCGTCGTACTCACTCTGCTAGCCGCAGAGAGTCTCGACCCAAGACTAATTTGGGATAACTACCGCGACGATAACACTAAACAAGAGTCAGTTGATGAATAA
- a CDS encoding ABC transporter ATP-binding protein, with protein MADSTDTISRSWLITQAKKHQSKLLFANVIAIVATLISVPIPLLMPLMVDEVLLNKPSSGIEVMNRILPTSWHSATGYIVFTLVLIVLMRAASQILNILQSRQFTLVSKTITYQMRSKMIDKLGRISIKQYETRGSGGINAHLVTDIETIDQFIGSTLSKFVISLLTVSGTAMVLLWIEWRLGLFILLVNPVVVYFSRILGSKVKHLKKRENQAFERFQNRLVETLDGIYQLRAANKERVFLTELKEQANNVRLSADKYAWQSEAAGRLSFLLFLLGFELFRAAAMLMVVFSDLSIGQMFAVFGYLWFMLSPVQELLSIQFSWYSAKAALGRINTLLDLEEEYRPVSKINPFTNDKEVDVTVSNVNFSYDGENNVLSDLSLEIPAGKKVALVGASGGGKSTLIQLLIGVYRANSGQIRFNGETCDDISFDVIRGEIAVVLQQPILFNDTLRHNLTLGGKYDEVSLWRALEIAQMQDIISKLDHGLDSQIGRNGIRLSGGQRQRLAIARMVLSNPKFVILDEATSALDTATESALHMALNEFLKGRTTLIVAHRLSAVKQADLIYVLEDGHVSQTGTHRELVEQEGLYQTLYGSAQSYVS; from the coding sequence ATGGCAGACTCCACAGACACTATTAGCCGTTCTTGGCTAATAACACAAGCGAAAAAGCATCAATCCAAGTTATTGTTTGCCAATGTAATTGCTATTGTTGCAACACTAATCAGCGTGCCAATTCCTCTACTTATGCCACTCATGGTTGATGAAGTGCTACTTAATAAGCCTTCATCGGGTATCGAGGTGATGAACCGAATTTTACCTACGTCATGGCACTCAGCAACGGGTTATATCGTTTTCACGTTAGTACTTATCGTACTCATGCGTGCTGCTAGCCAAATACTCAATATTTTGCAAAGTCGGCAGTTCACACTTGTCTCAAAAACCATCACCTATCAGATGCGTAGTAAGATGATAGATAAATTGGGACGAATTAGCATAAAACAATACGAGACACGTGGAAGTGGTGGAATAAACGCCCATTTAGTCACGGATATCGAAACAATAGACCAATTTATAGGCTCTACGCTAAGTAAATTTGTCATCAGTTTGCTCACCGTCAGTGGTACAGCGATGGTTTTATTATGGATAGAATGGCGTTTAGGTCTGTTTATCCTGCTTGTAAATCCAGTTGTGGTTTATTTTTCTCGTATACTGGGCAGCAAGGTTAAACACCTGAAAAAGCGTGAAAACCAAGCCTTTGAGCGTTTTCAAAATCGATTGGTGGAAACACTCGATGGTATATATCAACTGCGTGCCGCCAATAAAGAACGAGTATTTCTTACCGAGCTTAAGGAGCAAGCTAACAATGTACGTTTAAGTGCAGACAAATATGCTTGGCAATCCGAAGCAGCAGGTAGGCTCTCTTTCCTACTCTTCTTACTAGGTTTTGAGCTCTTTCGAGCGGCTGCAATGCTAATGGTAGTGTTCAGTGATCTTTCTATAGGTCAGATGTTTGCTGTATTTGGCTATTTATGGTTTATGCTTTCACCCGTTCAGGAACTATTGAGCATTCAATTTTCTTGGTATAGCGCCAAAGCCGCTCTCGGACGAATCAACACATTACTTGATTTAGAGGAAGAGTATCGTCCAGTTAGCAAAATTAACCCTTTCACAAACGACAAAGAGGTTGACGTCACGGTGTCCAACGTCAACTTTTCTTACGACGGTGAAAACAACGTGCTGAGTGATCTGTCTTTAGAAATACCAGCTGGGAAAAAAGTAGCACTGGTCGGAGCAAGTGGCGGAGGAAAATCGACTCTAATACAGCTATTGATCGGGGTGTATCGCGCAAACTCGGGCCAAATCCGTTTCAATGGAGAAACGTGCGATGACATCAGTTTTGATGTTATCCGAGGAGAAATCGCCGTTGTTCTCCAGCAACCTATACTATTTAATGATACTTTAAGGCACAATTTAACCCTTGGTGGTAAGTATGATGAAGTATCTTTATGGCGTGCTCTAGAAATCGCTCAAATGCAAGATATCATCAGTAAGCTCGATCACGGGTTGGATTCTCAAATTGGTCGTAATGGTATTCGCCTCTCTGGTGGTCAACGCCAGCGTCTTGCTATTGCACGCATGGTGTTAAGTAATCCCAAATTCGTCATTTTAGATGAAGCAACATCAGCACTCGATACCGCAACTGAAAGTGCATTACACATGGCACTCAACGAGTTTTTAAAAGGACGTACCACCTTGATAGTGGCACACAGACTTTCAGCGGTGAAGCAAGCAGATTTGATATATGTTTTGGAAGATGGACATGTTAGCCAAACGGGAACTCATAGAGAATTGGTTGAACAAGAAGGCCTTTATCAGACCCTTTATGGTTCTGCACAGTCCTACGTCAGTTAG
- a CDS encoding MlaD family protein, whose product MNKNITQQTSYKPDVKRNKGISPLWILPILTVVLAGWLIMKSIHDAGERIQIYFSNAQGLVAGRTPVRYQGLEVGMVRDIKLSPNLDSIYVDTDIYPQAKRLLSDKTRFWLVKPTASLSGVSGLDALVSGNYIAIHPGDEIIKDDDEHPQSYQALDSTPSDLLANQGLTITLKARDLGGISVGSQIVYKKIPIGEVYNYQLADDNKSVIIDASIQEQYRNVITTESRFWNVSGIGASLGLGGVDIRLESVTALLGGAIAVDSPDDGEPAKQNAQFRLYPDLRTAGRGVAIKITLPDDNNISISGAPIMYRGLEIGQITNLQLDDKRKTIIASAAIQPAFSDMLNNGSSFILEEAKISLTGVENLGNLVKGNYLTLIPGEGERSRHFTAVRKLEFNRTQAKSIALKLIADSSYGLSSGTEIIYRGVAVGSVTKVSLKQDSVEFDALIDDEYVSFIGSNSRFYVTGTATAELTESGLNVSIPPAKQLLAGSISFVSEGSKQIQSQYRLYQSQSLAELAKYNQSGTQTLTLMADELPPVNAGSPLLYRNLRVGSVSGYTLTSKGVEIKIKIENQYKHLISNQTVFWNRSGVEIDASLAGISVKAAPLQTLIQGGIAFDNITGVENKIDNAWLLYPSYQQAQKYGKTISLTASGNVSVPIGTNIKYQGVSVGEVFSVTPSFTSDKISIEARIKPEYSKNIATKGSVFWIAEAKVSLTHGVENLENLLSKSIEVKPGDGEPTYSFPLSELPYKKTSISFTLQSEDRGSVSIGTPILFRGMDVGRVTQVQLGNLSDRIISTIEIEPEYSYLIRQNSVFWNVSGVDVSIGLSGADIKAGTFDSIVRGGITFSTPEQKQLMPAAKAGQSFYLYPRAEEGWKQWRTPIPHPN is encoded by the coding sequence ATGAATAAAAATATTACTCAGCAAACCTCCTACAAACCTGATGTAAAACGAAACAAAGGGATATCGCCTTTGTGGATTTTGCCCATTCTCACCGTCGTGCTGGCGGGTTGGCTCATTATGAAGTCTATTCATGATGCGGGAGAGCGCATCCAAATCTACTTCTCTAATGCACAAGGACTAGTGGCAGGAAGAACACCGGTTCGTTACCAAGGCTTGGAAGTAGGCATGGTCAGAGATATCAAACTGTCACCTAACCTAGACAGTATCTATGTCGATACAGACATTTATCCACAAGCCAAAAGACTACTATCTGACAAAACCCGCTTCTGGCTAGTAAAACCGACTGCCAGTCTGTCTGGCGTTTCTGGACTGGATGCCTTGGTATCCGGTAACTATATAGCCATTCATCCCGGCGACGAAATTATAAAAGATGATGACGAACATCCTCAAAGTTACCAAGCTTTAGACTCTACGCCTTCTGACTTACTTGCCAACCAAGGTTTAACCATTACGTTAAAAGCGAGGGATCTTGGCGGGATTTCGGTCGGGTCCCAAATCGTCTATAAAAAAATCCCTATTGGTGAGGTTTATAACTATCAACTAGCAGATGATAACAAATCAGTCATTATTGATGCTTCGATTCAGGAACAATATAGAAATGTGATTACCACTGAAAGTCGTTTTTGGAACGTAAGTGGTATCGGCGCAAGTCTAGGTTTAGGGGGAGTAGATATCCGACTGGAGAGCGTGACAGCTTTACTTGGCGGAGCTATCGCTGTGGATTCTCCAGATGATGGCGAACCCGCGAAGCAAAATGCTCAGTTTAGGCTATATCCTGATCTTAGAACTGCCGGTCGTGGCGTAGCAATTAAAATTACGCTGCCAGATGACAATAACATCAGTATTTCCGGTGCACCTATCATGTATCGCGGTCTAGAAATTGGGCAAATTACAAACCTACAACTGGATGATAAGCGCAAAACAATCATTGCTTCAGCAGCAATTCAACCGGCGTTTAGCGACATGTTGAACAATGGCAGTAGTTTCATTCTCGAAGAAGCAAAAATATCTCTGACAGGCGTTGAGAATTTAGGGAACCTTGTTAAAGGGAATTACCTAACGCTGATCCCAGGAGAGGGAGAACGCTCTCGCCACTTTACTGCCGTTCGTAAACTCGAATTTAACCGTACTCAAGCCAAATCGATTGCACTAAAACTTATCGCCGATAGTTCGTATGGTCTGAGTTCAGGCACGGAAATTATCTATCGTGGTGTTGCTGTTGGTAGTGTGACCAAAGTATCCCTCAAACAGGATAGCGTTGAATTTGATGCGCTTATTGATGATGAATACGTTTCCTTTATTGGGTCCAACAGTCGCTTTTATGTCACAGGAACAGCAACGGCAGAGCTAACCGAATCAGGTCTCAATGTTTCTATTCCGCCAGCTAAACAGCTATTGGCAGGTTCTATTAGCTTTGTTAGTGAAGGCAGTAAACAAATTCAATCACAATATCGCCTCTATCAAAGTCAATCATTAGCTGAATTGGCCAAATACAATCAGTCTGGAACTCAAACGTTGACCTTAATGGCAGATGAACTTCCGCCAGTTAATGCAGGTAGCCCACTACTTTACCGCAACCTGCGAGTAGGTAGTGTTTCCGGTTACACCCTGACGTCTAAAGGCGTTGAGATTAAAATCAAAATAGAGAATCAATACAAGCACCTGATTAGTAACCAGACAGTGTTTTGGAACCGTTCAGGTGTTGAAATTGATGCGTCATTGGCAGGTATTAGCGTAAAAGCGGCACCGCTGCAAACATTGATTCAAGGTGGTATTGCCTTCGATAACATCACTGGTGTCGAAAATAAAATAGACAATGCTTGGTTGCTTTATCCAAGCTATCAACAAGCGCAAAAATATGGAAAAACCATTAGTTTAACTGCATCTGGTAATGTGTCCGTACCCATTGGTACCAACATCAAATATCAAGGTGTTTCGGTTGGTGAAGTCTTCAGCGTGACTCCGAGTTTCACCTCAGACAAAATCTCCATCGAGGCACGAATCAAACCTGAGTACAGTAAAAACATTGCAACAAAAGGTTCCGTATTCTGGATAGCCGAAGCTAAGGTCAGCTTGACACATGGTGTAGAAAATTTAGAGAACCTATTGAGCAAATCCATTGAAGTTAAACCTGGAGACGGTGAGCCAACCTATTCTTTTCCACTATCGGAACTGCCATATAAGAAAACAAGTATATCGTTCACCCTGCAAAGCGAAGATAGAGGATCAGTATCTATAGGTACTCCTATATTATTCCGAGGTATGGATGTGGGTCGAGTTACTCAAGTTCAGCTGGGTAACTTATCAGACAGAATCATCTCAACAATTGAAATCGAGCCAGAGTACAGTTACCTCATTCGCCAAAATAGCGTGTTCTGGAACGTTTCTGGGGTAGACGTTTCTATAGGGTTATCGGGCGCTGACATCAAAGCCGGCACATTTGACAGTATTGTTCGAGGCGGTATTACGTTCTCAACGCCAGAACAAAAGCAGCTTATGCCGGCAGCCAAAGCCGGTCAGTCGTTCTATTTATATCCACGAGCAGAAGAAGGCTGGAAACAATGGCGTACGCCTATTCCACACCCGAATTAA